The Cellulosimicrobium sp. ES-005 genome segment CCGCTCGACGGCGGGCAGATCCTCGAGTCGGCCGTGTGGGCCGCGACGGGCTCGCGCACCCGCGGCACGGTCGCGGCGGGCTGGGTCGGGCGCGCGGTCGCCGTCGGCGTCGTCGCGTGGGCCCTCGTCTGGCCGCTGACGCTCGGCCGCCAGCCCGACCTCTGGACCGTCGCGTGGGCGGCGCTCATCGGTGCGTTCCTCTGGAGCGGTGCCGGGCAGGCGATCGCCGCGGGACGTGCGCGCGAGGCGGTCTCGGGGCTCTCCGTGCGCGGCCTCGCACGGCCCGCGGTCGCCGTGCCCTCCACGGCGACGGTCGGGGCGGTGGGGCGGTCGGTGGCGCTCGCGGGCGGGCCGCACGTCCTCGCGGTGCTCGTCGACGGGGCGGGGCTGCCCTTGGGGTACGCAGACCCCACGGCCGCCGCCGCCGTGCCGCCGGACGCCGCCGAGACCACGCCCGTGGGGGCCGTCGCCGTGCCGCTGCCCCCGGGGGCGACGATCGACGCGCACCTCCAGGGCCAGGACATGCTCGCCGCGCTGGCGCGCGTCGGGCGCGAGGCCGCCGTCGTCGTCGTGACCGACGGCGGCCGCGTCGTCGGGGCGCTCGAGGTCGCGCGGGTCGTGGCGGCGCTGCGGGACGCGCAGCGCGGTCGCTGACCGCGTCTGGCCCGTAGGATGGTCGCCCGTGACCTCCGAGCCCGCCGCCACGCCCGGCCCCCAGACGACGCCCTCCGGACCGGAGGACACCGCCGCGCCCGCGGCGGACGCACCGGACCGCCCCGGCGCGACGGGCGCCGACGAGCGCCGCGGTCCCCTGCGCGTGGGGGACAAGGTCCAGCTCACCGACCCGCGCGGGCGCCTGCACACCATCACCCTCGCGCCGGGCGCGACGTTCCACACGCACAAGGGCTACCTGCGGCACGACGACCTCATCGGGCAGCCCGAGGGGAGCGTCGTCCGCAACACGGCCGAGATCGAGTACCTCGCGCTGCGCCCGCTGCTCGCGGACTACGTGCTGTCCATGCCGCGCGGTGCCGCGGTCGTCTACCCCAAGGACGCGGGGCAGATCGTCGCGATGGCGGACATCTTCCCCGGCGCGCGCGTCGTCGAGGCGGGCGTCGGATCGGGCGCGCTGACGATGTCGCTCCTGCGTGCGGTCGGCGACGCGGGCGAGCTGCACTCGATCGAGCGTCGCGAGGACTTCGCGGCCATCGCGCGCGGCAACGTCGAGACCTTCTTCGGCGGCGCGCACCCCGCCTGGACGCTCTCCGTGGGCGACCTCGCCGACGTGCTGCCGACCGTCACCGAGGACGGCACGGTCGACCGCGTCGTCCTCGACATGC includes the following:
- a CDS encoding site-2 protease family protein — protein: MDGPQPSAPRTPAPVGPRTKGWVIGRIVGAPVILTPSWFLAAAILTLLFVPTVRRLAPHLGNEVYLVSFAFVLLLFASVFLHEVAHALVARARGQHVTELAVTLWGGHTAYSGTSARPLDGFLISVVGPLTNLALAVVFWVTFQAQPTFSVPALLLYAGAFSNAFVGFFNLLPGLPLDGGQILESAVWAATGSRTRGTVAAGWVGRAVAVGVVAWALVWPLTLGRQPDLWTVAWAALIGAFLWSGAGQAIAAGRAREAVSGLSVRGLARPAVAVPSTATVGAVGRSVALAGGPHVLAVLVDGAGLPLGYADPTAAAAVPPDAAETTPVGAVAVPLPPGATIDAHLQGQDMLAALARVGREAAVVVVTDGGRVVGALEVARVVAALRDAQRGR
- a CDS encoding tRNA (adenine-N1)-methyltransferase, with protein sequence MRVGDKVQLTDPRGRLHTITLAPGATFHTHKGYLRHDDLIGQPEGSVVRNTAEIEYLALRPLLADYVLSMPRGAAVVYPKDAGQIVAMADIFPGARVVEAGVGSGALTMSLLRAVGDAGELHSIERREDFAAIARGNVETFFGGAHPAWTLSVGDLADVLPTVTEDGTVDRVVLDMLAPWENLDVVARALVPGGVLVCYVATTTQLSRLAEDLRADGRYAEPVAWESMVRGWHLEGLAVRPQHRMIGHTGFLLTARRLADGVAPPERKRRPAKGAYPTDAEQWSPEELGERPVSEKKIRRVRRDVGQGPEQPEASGAEQVPGHDAEPGEHPAEVSGP